ATAAATAATCACAACGCCATCTTCGGCTTCCATTTTGCTCCACTTATCGTAAAGGCCAAGAACAACTTCAGGATTGCTTCTCCATACCGGTCCGTGTACTGGGCATACCGACTTAACGGGAACACCTTCCAACTTTTTGAATGCTTTTTGCACCATATTGGCGTACTTCCCCACAATGTTAGAGAAGTAGCGGCGCATATCTTCTTCATAGTAGGTAAAGTCGATCTCATCATCAAAAACGTTTCCATCAAGAGTTCCAAAGCTACCAAAAGCATCACCAGAAAAAAGAACCTGTTCAGTAGCATCGTACGTCATCATTGTTTCTGGCCAATGAACCCAAGGCGTCATTACAAACTTCAACTTATGATACCCAAGCGAAAGTTCGTCGCCATCTTCTACCTGCTTGAGGTTGGCAAGAGCACCCCAGTAGGCTTCTACAACCTTAAATGTTTTTGAATTACCTATAATCTGGACATTAGGATATCTCTTCAAAATGTCCTTAACTTCCCCAGTATGGTCAAGTTCCATATGGTTTATTATAAGATAATCCAAAGGTCTATCACCTAGCAGCTGTTCTACCTTTTCAATAAAATCTCCGGCAACACCCGATTCAATAGTATCCACAAGTGCTGTCTTTTCGTCGTTAATGAGGTAGCAATTATAAGCAACCCCATTAGGTAGCGGCCAAATATTTTCGAAAAGATGCTTTTTACGATCGTTGGCTCCCAGCCAGTAAATTTTTCCTGCAACTTTTAAAGGACTCAACATGTTCACTTAGTTTTTAGGGTAAATTAGCACACAAATATACCTCTAAGGGCCCTTATTCTGGGCATAAAAACTGAGAAATGTTAACATTCGGCAAATTTTAATTTTTGACCACTAAAAAAAGACCGAAATAAGATACTGAATTACAAACAATTTAAAGAATACTGTAAAAATTTGCTACAAATAAGAATAAAGAGAGATTATTTACAGTCATATAGCATTTCTTGGATGGAAGATTTTAGAATCTAACAAGATATTTTCTATTTTTGGGACGAATAAAATTGGAATATAGAAATCACGAAACTTGTATGCTCTAGCTATTAATTCACAAAGAATTAGAGCGTGCAAAGTTATAAAGATGACATCAAATGAAGAGAGTTATGGTTGTTACCGGGGGAGGCGACTGCCCTGGATTAAATGCGGTGATCCGCGCCATTGTAAAAAGAGCAGCACAAGAAAAGGATTGGGAAGTTGTAGGCTGCATTCAAGCCTATGATGGAATCCTCAGAGAACCCACCGAGATTAAGGTTCTTGACGAAAAATCGGTTGCAGGTATTCACGTTCAAGGGGGTACAATTATTGGCACCACCAACAAAGGAGGCCCATTCGCTTGGCCTGTAAAGAATTCCGACGGAACATATTCTTTTGTTGATCGATCTGACGAAATGATTCGCAAAATCCAGTACTTAGGTATTGATGCAGTTATTTCTATCGGAGGAGATGGTTCGCAAAAGATTTCTCAACTACTTTTCGAAAAAGGACTTAACGTAGTTGGTGTTCCTAAAACCATCGATAACGACCTATCGGCTACCGACTATACTTTTGGATTCCAAACTGCGGTTCAAATTGCCTCGGAAGGTATCGACCGTTTGGTTACTACAGCAGCATCGCACAACCGTGTGCTTATCATGGAGGTTATGGGACGTAATGCAGGTTGGATTGCGCTACACGCCGCCATTGCCGGAGGTGCCGACGTTTGTCTTATTCCTGAAATTCCTTACGATATCAATAAGGTTGCCGAGAAGATTAATGCTCGCTACAATAGAGGTAGAGGCTTTGCCATCGTAGTAGTTGCCGAAGGTGCAATGCCTAAAGATGGTACGCTGGTGTTTGAAAAGTCTGACGAAATTGGTTACGAAAACCTACGTCTTGGAGGTGTTGCCTCTAAGCTGATGAAAGAGCTAAAAGCCGCAGGTGTAGAAGCCGATATGCGTGAAACCGTTCTTGGTCACCTTCAACGAGGAGGATCTCCTGTTGCCTATGACCGCATTCTGGCAACCCAATTTGGCGTTAAGGCATTCGAATTGGTTCTCGAAGGCAAGTTCGGACAAATGGTAGCTTACCGTCACCCCGATATTATTGGAGTACCATTCCTTGAGGCTATTGACCGTCCTAACTTCGTTCAGCCCGATAGCGCTCTTGTATCGGCTGGCAAAGGCATCGGAATTTCTTTCGGAGAGTAAATTCTCTCAAACAAACATAAAAGTAAAAAGGGAACGAAATTCGTTCCCTTTTTACTTTTCATCATGACTTAATTTCTAACAATCATTGCACATCAACAATTGCTGTAAATGCTATCAATGCTTCCGTCGTGCCAACGATGCGAACACACCTAATGTACAAAGCCCCGCAAACAGCACAAAGGAAACCTGTACGCTTTTTAAAAAGACAGCCTTATTGGCTGAGATATCGGTTGCCGACCCAATGTAAAGGTGTA
This sequence is a window from Acetobacteroides hydrogenigenes. Protein-coding genes within it:
- a CDS encoding FprA family A-type flavoprotein, whose translation is MLSPLKVAGKIYWLGANDRKKHLFENIWPLPNGVAYNCYLINDEKTALVDTIESGVAGDFIEKVEQLLGDRPLDYLIINHMELDHTGEVKDILKRYPNVQIIGNSKTFKVVEAYWGALANLKQVEDGDELSLGYHKLKFVMTPWVHWPETMMTYDATEQVLFSGDAFGSFGTLDGNVFDDEIDFTYYEEDMRRYFSNIVGKYANMVQKAFKKLEGVPVKSVCPVHGPVWRSNPEVVLGLYDKWSKMEAEDGVVIIYASMYGNTEQVADRIARKIAEQGVKKIRIHDVSKTHISTLINEIWRYKGVILGSCAYNSQMFPLLEQLTRELEHMGVKDRELGIFGSYSWNGGGVKNLQKFQESIGWNLVSKPAEIYGIPTEEKYAQCDELAVAMAERLK
- a CDS encoding 6-phosphofructokinase, which gives rise to MKRVMVVTGGGDCPGLNAVIRAIVKRAAQEKDWEVVGCIQAYDGILREPTEIKVLDEKSVAGIHVQGGTIIGTTNKGGPFAWPVKNSDGTYSFVDRSDEMIRKIQYLGIDAVISIGGDGSQKISQLLFEKGLNVVGVPKTIDNDLSATDYTFGFQTAVQIASEGIDRLVTTAASHNRVLIMEVMGRNAGWIALHAAIAGGADVCLIPEIPYDINKVAEKINARYNRGRGFAIVVVAEGAMPKDGTLVFEKSDEIGYENLRLGGVASKLMKELKAAGVEADMRETVLGHLQRGGSPVAYDRILATQFGVKAFELVLEGKFGQMVAYRHPDIIGVPFLEAIDRPNFVQPDSALVSAGKGIGISFGE